The following are encoded together in the Streptomyces tsukubensis genome:
- a CDS encoding GbsR/MarR family transcriptional regulator: protein MVGTREEDATGGPQEPSEDAVSRFVERFAAQLVDAGMTRMPARVFAALLSSEQGALTSAELGEQLQVSPAAVSGAVRYLSQVDMVSRERVPGSRRERYRVLGDQWYTTLASRDSVLNRWESTLREGLDSLGRDTPAGRRMAETLEFFTFVQGELAGLMERWHVHRAAVFGGTAEGDG, encoded by the coding sequence ATGGTCGGCACGCGGGAAGAAGACGCGACGGGTGGCCCTCAGGAGCCCTCGGAGGACGCCGTCTCGCGCTTCGTGGAGAGGTTCGCGGCGCAGCTCGTGGACGCGGGTATGACACGGATGCCGGCCAGGGTCTTCGCCGCGCTGCTCTCCTCGGAGCAGGGGGCGCTCACCTCCGCCGAGCTGGGGGAACAGCTCCAGGTCAGTCCCGCGGCGGTCTCGGGCGCGGTCCGCTACCTGTCCCAGGTCGACATGGTCAGCCGTGAGCGGGTCCCCGGTTCGCGGCGGGAGCGCTACCGAGTCCTCGGCGACCAGTGGTACACGACGCTGGCCAGCCGCGACTCCGTCCTCAACCGCTGGGAGAGCACGCTGCGCGAGGGCCTGGACAGCCTGGGACGTGACACGCCGGCGGGCCGCAGGATGGCAGAGACGCTGGAGTTCTTCACCTTCGTACAGGGCGAACTCGCCGGGCTGATGGAGCGCTGGCACGTACACCGCGCGGCGGTGTTCGGCGGGACGGCGGAGGGCGACGGCTGA
- a CDS encoding ABC transporter ATP-binding protein, with protein sequence MTKAISAAGLHKTFGRTHALDGLDLTVETGEVHGFLGPNGSGKSTAIRILLGLLRADSGAARVLGQDPWTDAVALHRRIAYVPGDVSLWRNLSGGEVIDLLGSLRGGLSPGRRNELIERFDLDPTKKGRAYSKGNRQKVALVAAFASDVDLLILDEPTSGLDPLMEDVFQECVERERDRGRTVLLSSHILGEVEEVCDRVSIIRDGVTVETGSLSELRHLTRTSVTAELSAPPDALDTLTGVHDLEVRGTRVTLQVDTDRLDPLLHSLTATGVRSLTCSPPTLEELFLRHYATDAERGRVR encoded by the coding sequence ATGACCAAGGCCATCAGTGCCGCCGGACTGCACAAGACGTTCGGCAGGACGCACGCGCTCGACGGCCTCGACCTGACAGTCGAGACCGGCGAGGTCCACGGCTTCCTCGGGCCCAACGGCTCGGGCAAGTCCACCGCCATCCGGATCCTGCTCGGGCTGTTGCGCGCCGACTCCGGAGCCGCCCGAGTACTCGGCCAGGACCCCTGGACCGACGCCGTCGCACTCCACCGCCGCATCGCCTACGTACCGGGTGACGTGAGCCTCTGGCGCAACCTCAGCGGCGGTGAGGTCATCGACCTGCTCGGCTCGTTGCGCGGCGGGCTCTCGCCCGGCCGCAGGAACGAACTCATCGAGAGGTTCGACCTCGACCCGACGAAGAAGGGCCGCGCCTACTCCAAGGGCAACCGCCAGAAGGTCGCCCTCGTCGCCGCCTTCGCCTCCGACGTCGACCTGCTCATCCTCGACGAACCCACCTCGGGCCTCGACCCTTTGATGGAGGACGTGTTCCAGGAGTGCGTGGAGCGGGAGCGTGACCGGGGCCGCACCGTCCTGCTGTCGTCCCACATCCTCGGCGAGGTCGAGGAGGTGTGCGACCGCGTCAGCATCATCCGCGACGGCGTGACCGTCGAGACCGGCTCCCTGTCCGAGTTGCGCCACCTGACCAGGACCAGCGTCACCGCGGAACTCTCCGCCCCGCCCGACGCCCTCGACACCCTCACCGGAGTGCACGACCTCGAAGTCCGGGGAACCCGCGTCACCCTCCAGGTCGACACCGACAGGCTCGACCCCTTGTTGCACTCGCTCACCGCCACCGGGGTGCGGTCACTGACGTGTTCGCCGCCGACGCTGGAGGAACTCTTCCTGCGCCACTACGCGACCGACGCCGAGCGGGGACGGGTCCGGTGA
- a CDS encoding diacylglycerol kinase family protein, with amino-acid sequence MSAPEPAARTAPSLLLVIDPVARRSDGESVRIAKDVLGAGASVKICLPEGPEEFARALSRRGARRPVVVGDDRSLLRAVTLLHRERELSSAVLSLVPVGGAMTLARSLGVPTDPVAAARAVLEGSWRRLDLLVDDSDGVVLGELRIPPGGPGQESSAHGHWLRACHSVVRALAARSGARLERPVRPARASRPTRPTGPGAGPARLRIEADGVTLVDLDQRVDGVQVRPCASSAAGHTPGHAHVEVRQSSPGAEIPPLHTEVTTLTVSGEDFRYRADSLVGGPVRTRTWTVRAGAWSLMLP; translated from the coding sequence GTGTCGGCTCCAGAGCCCGCCGCGCGCACCGCACCGTCCCTGCTTCTCGTCATCGACCCCGTCGCCCGTCGCAGCGACGGGGAGTCGGTACGGATCGCGAAGGACGTCCTGGGCGCCGGGGCCAGCGTCAAGATCTGCCTGCCCGAGGGCCCCGAGGAGTTCGCCAGAGCACTGTCGAGAAGAGGGGCGAGACGGCCTGTGGTCGTCGGTGACGACCGTTCGCTGCTGCGCGCCGTGACCCTCCTGCACCGCGAACGCGAGCTGTCCTCCGCCGTCCTCTCCCTGGTGCCCGTCGGCGGCGCGATGACACTGGCCCGCTCCCTCGGCGTACCCACCGACCCCGTCGCCGCCGCCCGCGCCGTACTCGAAGGGTCCTGGCGCCGGCTCGATCTGCTGGTGGACGACAGCGACGGTGTCGTCCTCGGCGAGCTGCGCATACCGCCCGGCGGACCCGGCCAGGAATCGAGCGCCCACGGACACTGGCTGCGCGCCTGTCACTCCGTGGTGCGCGCCTTGGCCGCTCGTTCCGGTGCCCGGCTGGAACGGCCGGTTCGGCCCGCTCGTGCCTCCCGGCCCACCCGTCCCACCGGCCCCGGTGCGGGGCCCGCAAGACTGCGGATCGAGGCGGACGGGGTCACCCTTGTCGACCTGGACCAGCGTGTGGACGGGGTCCAGGTGAGACCGTGCGCGTCGAGCGCCGCGGGGCACACACCCGGCCATGCCCATGTGGAGGTTCGGCAGTCGTCGCCCGGGGCCGAGATCCCACCACTTCATACCGAGGTCACGACCCTGACCGTCTCCGGCGAGGACTTCCGCTACCGGGCGGACTCCCTGGTCGGCGGGCCCGTCAGGACCAGAACCTGGACCGTGCGGGCGGGGGCCTGGAGTCTCATGCTGCCGTAG
- a CDS encoding AAA family ATPase has translation MLLRFRVANVRSLRDEQELSFVAPGESERTAAREVTLSDGKQLAVHTVLGVFGANASGKSNVVAALMGMRAAVLRSYADWTSYDGIPRDVFALDAKSEDETALYEADIVLADGVRWTYGFELGSRHVEAEWLYAYPKGRRQVWFERDAQQGKEFDFPGDRLQDRALLARTTRPDALLLTRAANDGHKQLTPVFDWFKNNLWDVTPETERTQREAYTAARLLESEESRHRVEELLRVADLGVSRVEVERTSGGRPVVRLIHSGGGVETALDWAAESWGTRSWFALIGPLLLALDTGAVLLVDELDASLHSRFAAEVVRLFQAPWVNTKGAQLVFTAHDPSLLRMPGGGRLLEPGQLWLTEKDERGATELASFADWEPADEEDLMTSYLAGAFGAVPKVSEGQVGRRLLRVDEAARMETEEA, from the coding sequence ATGCTGCTGAGATTTCGGGTGGCCAATGTACGGTCCCTGCGCGACGAGCAGGAACTGTCATTCGTGGCACCCGGCGAGAGTGAGCGGACGGCTGCCCGCGAGGTGACGCTCTCGGACGGCAAGCAGCTCGCCGTCCACACCGTGCTCGGTGTGTTCGGCGCCAACGCCTCCGGCAAATCCAATGTCGTCGCCGCACTGATGGGCATGCGCGCCGCAGTCCTGCGGTCCTACGCCGACTGGACGTCGTACGACGGAATCCCCCGCGACGTGTTCGCGCTCGACGCGAAGTCCGAGGACGAGACCGCCCTCTACGAGGCCGACATCGTCCTCGCCGACGGTGTGCGCTGGACCTACGGATTCGAGCTGGGCAGCCGCCATGTGGAGGCCGAATGGCTCTACGCGTATCCGAAGGGCAGACGACAGGTCTGGTTCGAACGGGACGCGCAGCAGGGGAAGGAGTTCGACTTCCCCGGGGACCGGCTCCAGGACCGCGCCCTGCTCGCGCGAACAACGCGCCCGGACGCTCTTCTGCTGACCCGCGCCGCCAACGACGGTCACAAACAGCTCACCCCCGTCTTCGACTGGTTCAAGAACAACCTCTGGGACGTGACTCCGGAGACCGAGCGCACCCAGCGTGAGGCGTACACCGCCGCTCGCCTGTTGGAGAGCGAGGAGTCCCGGCACCGCGTCGAGGAGCTTCTGCGCGTGGCCGACCTCGGTGTCAGCAGAGTGGAAGTGGAGCGCACTTCGGGCGGGCGGCCAGTGGTACGGCTGATCCATTCCGGCGGCGGTGTGGAGACGGCGCTGGACTGGGCGGCGGAGTCCTGGGGCACGCGCTCCTGGTTCGCGCTGATCGGCCCGCTGCTGCTGGCCCTGGACACCGGCGCGGTACTCCTGGTGGACGAACTGGACGCCAGCCTGCACTCGCGGTTCGCAGCCGAGGTCGTGCGCCTCTTCCAGGCGCCGTGGGTGAACACCAAGGGCGCCCAGCTCGTCTTCACCGCCCATGATCCCTCGCTGCTGCGGATGCCGGGCGGAGGCCGTCTGCTGGAGCCGGGCCAGCTCTGGCTCACGGAGAAGGACGAGCGGGGTGCGACAGAGCTGGCCTCGTTCGCGGACTGGGAGCCGGCCGACGAGGAGGACCTGATGACGTCCTACCTCGCGGGTGCCTTCGGTGCGGTGCCGAAGGTGTCGGAGGGGCAGGTCGGGCGGCGGCTGCTCAGGGTGGACGAGGCGGCGCGGATGGAGACGGAGGAAGCCTGA
- a CDS encoding adenylosuccinate synthase: MPALVLLGAQWGDEGKGKATDLLGGSVDYVVRYQGGNNAGHTVVVGDQKYALHLLPSGILSPGCVPVIGNGVVVDPAVLLSELSGLNERGVDTSKLLISGNAHLITPYNVTMDKVTERFLGKRKIGTTGRGIGPTYADKINRTGIRVQDLYDESILLQKVEAALDMKNQMLAKIFNRRAIEADQIVEEMLGYAEQIKPYVTDTSLILNEALDADKVVLLEGGQGTLLDVDHGTYPFVTSSNPTAGGASTGSGIGPTKISRVIGILKAYTTRVGAGPFPTELLDDDGEALRRIGGERGVTTGRDRRCGWFDAPIARYATRVNGLTDFFLTKLDVLTGWERIPVCVAYEIDGRRVEELPYNQTDFHHAKPVYEYLPGWSEDITKATTFDELPKNAQGYVKALEEMSGAPISAIGVGPGRTETIQINSFL; encoded by the coding sequence GTGCCCGCACTTGTGCTGCTCGGTGCTCAGTGGGGTGACGAAGGCAAGGGAAAGGCCACCGACCTGCTCGGTGGATCCGTGGACTATGTCGTGCGCTATCAGGGCGGCAACAACGCCGGCCACACGGTCGTCGTGGGCGACCAGAAGTACGCACTGCATCTCCTCCCTTCCGGAATCCTCTCGCCGGGGTGTGTTCCGGTCATCGGCAACGGAGTCGTCGTCGACCCGGCGGTCCTGCTCTCCGAGCTGAGCGGACTGAACGAGCGCGGCGTCGACACGTCGAAGCTGCTGATCAGCGGAAACGCTCATTTGATCACGCCGTACAACGTCACGATGGACAAGGTGACGGAACGCTTCCTCGGGAAGCGGAAGATCGGCACCACGGGGCGGGGCATCGGCCCCACCTACGCCGACAAGATCAACCGCACCGGTATCCGCGTCCAGGACCTCTACGACGAGTCGATCCTTCTCCAGAAGGTCGAAGCGGCGCTGGACATGAAGAACCAGATGCTCGCCAAGATCTTCAACCGGCGCGCGATCGAGGCCGACCAGATCGTCGAGGAGATGCTTGGCTACGCCGAGCAGATCAAGCCGTACGTCACGGACACCTCGCTGATCCTCAACGAGGCGCTCGACGCGGACAAGGTCGTCCTGCTCGAAGGCGGCCAGGGCACGCTGCTGGACGTGGACCACGGCACATACCCCTTCGTCACCTCGTCCAACCCGACCGCGGGCGGCGCGTCCACGGGCTCGGGTATCGGCCCGACGAAGATCAGCCGGGTCATCGGCATCCTCAAGGCCTACACGACACGCGTCGGCGCGGGCCCCTTCCCGACGGAGCTGCTCGACGACGACGGCGAGGCGCTGCGCCGCATCGGCGGCGAGCGGGGCGTCACGACCGGCCGTGACCGGCGCTGCGGCTGGTTCGACGCGCCGATCGCCCGCTACGCGACCCGCGTCAACGGCCTCACCGACTTCTTCCTCACCAAGCTGGACGTACTGACCGGCTGGGAGCGGATCCCGGTCTGTGTGGCGTACGAGATCGACGGCAGGCGCGTCGAGGAACTCCCGTACAACCAGACGGACTTCCACCACGCAAAGCCGGTCTACGAGTACCTGCCCGGCTGGTCGGAGGACATCACCAAGGCGACCACCTTCGACGAGCTGCCGAAGAACGCGCAGGGTTACGTGAAGGCGCTGGAGGAGATGTCGGGCGCACCGATCTCCGCGATCGGCGTCGGCCCCGGCAGGACCGAGACGATCCAGATCAACTCGTTCCTCTGA